In a genomic window of Flavobacterium crassostreae:
- a CDS encoding sulfurtransferase → MKNTIVSIHWLKENYLDKDLIILDASQQVNQTKVITELLDIQIKGARFFDIKNDFSEITNPLPNTLPSPEAFAKAARKLGINSTSKIVIYDKLGIYSSPRAWWLFQIMGHQNVWVLNGGLPAWTKENLPVEKIVKNDYEIGDFESNFNSEMVKSKEQILNNIDSKTALLIDARSSDRFYGETEEPRAGLRSGHIPGALNIPYTELLENGIFLSKEKLAAVLPDQEKPLLFSCGSGVTACINYLAYEIIGNTNSKAIYDGSWTEWGQKKNHKSN, encoded by the coding sequence ATGAAAAACACTATCGTATCAATACACTGGCTTAAAGAAAACTATCTTGATAAAGACCTAATTATACTTGATGCAAGCCAACAAGTAAACCAAACAAAAGTTATTACTGAACTTCTAGACATTCAAATTAAAGGCGCTCGCTTTTTTGATATAAAAAATGATTTTAGCGAAATTACAAATCCACTTCCTAATACACTTCCTAGCCCAGAAGCTTTCGCAAAAGCAGCGCGAAAACTAGGAATTAATTCCACTAGTAAAATTGTAATCTACGATAAGCTCGGCATTTATTCTAGTCCCAGAGCGTGGTGGCTTTTTCAAATTATGGGCCATCAAAACGTCTGGGTTCTTAATGGCGGACTTCCCGCTTGGACGAAAGAAAATCTTCCGGTAGAGAAAATAGTAAAAAACGATTATGAAATTGGTGATTTTGAATCCAATTTTAACTCAGAAATGGTAAAAAGTAAGGAGCAAATACTAAATAACATTGACTCAAAAACAGCTCTATTAATTGATGCGCGTTCTAGTGATCGTTTTTATGGCGAAACAGAAGAGCCAAGAGCTGGATTGCGCAGCGGACATATTCCGGGAGCATTAAACATTCCATACACTGAGTTATTAGAAAACGGCATTTTTTTATCGAAAGAAAAACTCGCTGCCGTGCTGCCAGATCAAGAAAAACCGTTACTCTTTAGTTGTGGCTCTGGAGTAACAGCCTGTATTAATTATCTTGCTTATGAAATAATTGGAAACACCAATTCTAAAGCCATTTACGACGGCTCGTGGACAGAATGGGGACAAAAAAAGAATCACAAAAGTAATTAG
- a CDS encoding tRNA-binding protein, with translation MENNLTWQEFQKIQMCVGTILRVQDFPEARKPAYQLTIDFGPTIGILKTSAQITKRYSKEDLEKRQIVAVVNFPKKQIGKFRSECLVLGAVGSQGDVVLLAPDVKIENGLRIG, from the coding sequence ATGGAAAATAATTTAACTTGGCAAGAATTTCAAAAAATCCAAATGTGCGTTGGCACCATTCTAAGGGTTCAAGATTTTCCAGAAGCCAGAAAACCCGCCTACCAGCTGACCATTGATTTTGGACCCACAATCGGAATTCTAAAAACCTCGGCGCAAATCACCAAACGTTATAGCAAAGAAGATTTAGAAAAACGTCAAATTGTAGCTGTTGTAAATTTTCCTAAAAAGCAAATAGGAAAGTTTAGGAGCGAATGTTTGGTTCTAGGAGCTGTAGGCTCCCAAGGAGACGTGGTGTTATTAGCTCCCGATGTTAAAATTGAAAACGGTTTGCGTATTGGATAA